A stretch of Thermotoga sp. SG1 DNA encodes these proteins:
- a CDS encoding O-antigen ligase → MEILFYVMYVTIALFSSRKLTYEFSVPKYAIITVFLSVIFFMSLLKILRREKLEIRFNPAHVAFFAFSVSALLSTINVYRENPVYFRYSFDIAIYVLLMFFISIFISNFFVTKERIKRFLTVSVALAGFVAFDALLNFYGGVDIFLGKIGDPFSRASVKATIGNVNFVSNFLSLNLPLALYLIASNDFRKKEASVVKVIASVSALLMVSGILVGQTRSLYVANIVSLGIFLSFYMVFRRKKSQEKTDREVADMSRTLTAFVVIAVIALVVLYNVPTPLNGYGRVSPAERIQAVAEVSSWHERLLSWLSSVYQWKDHKILGTGIGTYQLLTINYMGDVIEDHPTLMYGWNNFKRTHNDYLQVLGEMGIVGLASLVFLALSLGVLFFRILKKVETRDDLFLFLALSSSFITFMMHSAFSFPAHLLPNGFLVVAAASMAVGGYFYGGRVMRFERRWAITLGTIVILIGVVSSYLKWNYFVSEVYFKQGNAAYLSIRKVEEELSKLDSYEQQAKNALEELNSLTGRYSYLRPDEFKKFVMKQNLPVMPSDMEIEKLRLETIQKEKQNIQSTIQKIASYRTQLLNQRVELYRKAKENFLRSVRINRVYGRSYFYLAALAVSEFRVDELKNLLKTKEDYERFFNQNFDEYQTVILPDARKTDLSFLKDQDLSVVDSLGEDNLITAQALLDSVSLYLSSLKSFNERNTYRALATRYVGLHQVMKVLLTKTQNDLMKKAFSELAVRYFDEFTNYAKITIHYLPGAWNRFSDWKHYDLRQAVAGQDIYRYFATKAAEAQPLTVEKNREFLLYLAGKEIWAVENMNRIGVWGVPDGVIDFLHAMPFEHMSSKEHQEALFAFEDILRLYEESYRRTKESLPEYENAAEKRFESILNDLKEYLRSDFGEEYSSRFEEIFKDMLEDFKNQNWLSINAEEMRKFITEKNYTYKLNPWKELLLKHLNEFGDYLKQRNLESSRINEIISRIYNDLIGLKEVLVLERYLRFFAHYRLILNDAKSFLESIEKAYSTASDEQWKMILEDWSVNLWNDEKFEAKDEVLRWLEEFKEFLKNLESTI, encoded by the coding sequence ATGGAGATTCTCTTCTACGTGATGTATGTTACTATCGCTTTGTTTTCTTCAAGAAAACTAACGTACGAATTCAGTGTTCCAAAATACGCCATCATCACGGTGTTTTTGAGTGTCATCTTTTTCATGAGCCTTCTGAAGATCTTGAGAAGAGAAAAACTGGAGATCAGGTTCAATCCGGCTCATGTGGCTTTCTTTGCCTTCTCGGTTTCAGCCCTTCTTTCCACGATAAACGTCTATCGTGAAAATCCCGTCTACTTTCGGTATTCCTTCGATATAGCGATCTACGTTCTTCTCATGTTCTTCATTTCCATTTTCATTTCGAACTTCTTCGTCACAAAAGAGAGAATAAAAAGGTTTCTCACAGTCAGCGTGGCTCTGGCTGGTTTTGTTGCCTTCGACGCCCTTTTGAACTTCTACGGTGGTGTTGATATCTTTCTTGGAAAGATCGGTGATCCCTTTTCTAGGGCGAGTGTGAAGGCAACCATAGGAAACGTGAACTTCGTTTCTAACTTTCTTTCTCTGAATCTTCCTCTTGCCCTGTACCTCATAGCGTCGAACGATTTTAGAAAGAAAGAAGCATCCGTTGTGAAGGTGATCGCTTCCGTTTCTGCGCTTCTCATGGTCTCTGGTATTCTTGTCGGGCAGACGCGTTCTCTCTATGTTGCGAACATCGTATCTTTGGGTATCTTCCTTTCCTTCTACATGGTTTTTAGAAGAAAAAAGAGTCAGGAAAAAACAGATAGGGAAGTTGCCGATATGAGTCGAACCCTCACGGCGTTCGTTGTGATCGCTGTGATTGCTCTTGTCGTTCTCTACAACGTGCCAACTCCTCTGAACGGCTACGGTAGGGTTTCTCCTGCCGAGAGGATCCAGGCGGTGGCAGAGGTGAGTTCCTGGCACGAACGTCTTCTTTCCTGGCTTTCCTCTGTGTATCAGTGGAAAGACCATAAGATACTCGGTACCGGGATCGGAACGTACCAGCTTCTCACGATAAACTACATGGGAGACGTGATAGAGGATCATCCAACGCTGATGTACGGCTGGAACAACTTCAAAAGAACACACAACGATTACCTTCAGGTCCTCGGAGAGATGGGGATCGTGGGGCTTGCTTCTCTGGTCTTTCTGGCACTCTCACTCGGTGTTCTGTTCTTCAGGATATTGAAGAAAGTTGAAACGAGGGATGACCTTTTTCTCTTTCTCGCCCTCTCCAGTTCTTTCATCACCTTTATGATGCACAGTGCCTTCAGTTTTCCAGCCCATCTTCTCCCGAACGGATTTCTCGTGGTCGCTGCAGCCTCAATGGCCGTTGGTGGCTATTTCTACGGTGGAAGGGTCATGAGATTTGAGAGAAGATGGGCGATCACGCTGGGAACGATTGTAATCCTGATCGGTGTGGTCTCTTCGTATCTGAAGTGGAACTACTTCGTATCTGAAGTGTACTTCAAACAGGGAAACGCCGCGTATCTTTCTATCAGAAAGGTGGAAGAGGAACTCTCCAAATTGGATAGCTACGAGCAGCAGGCAAAGAACGCTCTGGAGGAACTGAATTCACTCACGGGCCGCTACAGTTACCTGAGACCCGATGAGTTCAAAAAGTTCGTGATGAAACAAAACCTTCCAGTGATGCCATCTGACATGGAGATAGAAAAACTCAGACTCGAAACTATCCAGAAGGAAAAACAGAATATACAGAGCACCATCCAGAAGATCGCATCCTATCGAACTCAGCTTTTGAACCAGAGAGTGGAACTTTATAGAAAGGCGAAAGAGAATTTTCTGAGATCCGTTCGTATCAACAGGGTTTACGGAAGGTCCTATTTTTATCTTGCCGCCCTTGCGGTGAGTGAATTCAGAGTCGATGAGCTGAAAAATTTGCTGAAGACAAAAGAAGATTATGAAAGGTTTTTCAACCAAAACTTCGATGAGTACCAGACGGTGATACTTCCAGATGCCCGGAAAACTGATCTTTCATTTCTAAAAGATCAAGATCTTTCTGTAGTCGATTCTTTGGGAGAAGACAATCTGATCACCGCCCAGGCCCTTCTCGATTCTGTTTCCCTGTATCTTTCCTCGCTGAAATCCTTCAACGAGAGGAACACCTACAGGGCTCTTGCGACAAGGTACGTAGGTCTTCATCAGGTCATGAAGGTTCTACTTACAAAGACTCAAAACGATCTGATGAAAAAGGCCTTTTCTGAACTAGCTGTAAGATACTTCGATGAGTTCACAAATTATGCCAAGATCACCATTCATTATCTTCCCGGTGCGTGGAACAGGTTCTCTGACTGGAAGCATTACGATCTCAGACAGGCTGTTGCGGGGCAGGATATCTACAGGTACTTCGCCACGAAGGCCGCCGAAGCACAGCCTCTGACTGTCGAAAAGAACAGAGAGTTTCTGCTTTATCTCGCCGGGAAGGAAATCTGGGCCGTTGAAAACATGAACCGAATTGGTGTCTGGGGAGTGCCCGATGGAGTGATCGATTTTCTTCATGCGATGCCGTTTGAACACATGTCTTCAAAAGAACACCAAGAAGCCCTCTTTGCCTTTGAAGATATCCTGAGACTCTACGAAGAAAGCTACAGAAGGACAAAGGAATCACTTCCAGAGTACGAAAATGCTGCTGAAAAAAGGTTTGAAAGCATATTGAACGATCTGAAGGAATACCTCAGAAGCGACTTTGGAGAGGAGTATTCATCTCGTTTCGAAGAAATCTTCAAAGACATGCTTGAAGACTTCAAAAACCAGAACTGGCTCTCCATAAACGCTGAGGAGATGAGAAAATTCATAACCGAGAAAAATTACACTTACAAACTGAACCCATGGAAAGAACTTCTTTTGAAACACCTGAATGAATTTGGAGACTACTTAAAACAGAGAAATCTGGAATCTTCCAGGATCAACGAAATCATCTCAAGAATCTACAACGATCTAATTGGGCTCAAAGAAGTTCTCGTCCTTGAAAGATACCTGAGATTTTTTGCACACTACAGGCTGATACTGAACGATGCGAAAAGCTTCCTTGAGAGCATTGAAAAGGCGTACAGTACAGCCAGTGATGAACAGTGGAAGATGATACTGGAGGACTGGAGTGTGAATCTCTGGAACGACGAAAAATTCGAGGCGAAAGACGAGGTTCTTCGATGGCTGGAAGAGTTCAAGGAATTTCTCAAAAATCTGGAAAGCACCATCTGA
- a CDS encoding glycosyltransferase family 4 protein, with protein MPFVLSFLLGMFGVWFFGRLAKKLNIVDRPNGLLKPHGREVPYLGGLGIFAGVLPFLWKDTAVLLASSLALTLGLLDDLFSLSPFFRLVVEFGISLILVWRYVGFHSVWYPILWVFFVVILMNAVNMMDGMDGLCGSLVAISSLFFFFLVKGTFFKDLSLALLGASLGYLVFNFPPAKIFMGDAGSYHLAVLLSTMIISQNRVVSFNSFVPFVFLLWIFLLDFFTSVIRRFRNKRSIVSGDRDHMYDKLSRRLGVRKALFVMCLIHSLLCGFSFGALGNTVTGFISLVVAAFFSYILIKSLKLFYYD; from the coding sequence ATGCCCTTTGTTCTGAGTTTTCTTCTGGGGATGTTTGGGGTTTGGTTTTTCGGAAGGCTCGCAAAGAAGCTCAACATCGTGGACAGACCGAATGGGTTGTTAAAACCCCACGGAAGAGAAGTTCCCTATCTCGGGGGGCTTGGTATATTCGCCGGCGTTCTGCCGTTTTTGTGGAAAGATACGGCTGTTCTTTTGGCATCGTCTCTTGCTCTCACACTTGGTTTACTGGATGACTTGTTTTCGCTGTCTCCTTTTTTCAGGCTCGTTGTGGAGTTTGGGATTTCTCTGATTCTGGTCTGGAGATACGTGGGATTCCACAGCGTCTGGTATCCGATACTCTGGGTTTTTTTCGTTGTGATCCTGATGAACGCTGTGAACATGATGGATGGAATGGATGGGCTCTGTGGAAGTCTTGTGGCCATTTCTTCTCTCTTTTTCTTCTTTCTGGTCAAAGGGACTTTCTTTAAGGATCTCTCGCTGGCGCTTCTTGGTGCTTCGCTGGGATATCTTGTCTTCAACTTCCCGCCGGCAAAGATCTTCATGGGAGATGCCGGGAGCTATCACCTGGCCGTTTTACTCTCTACGATGATCATCTCTCAAAACCGCGTCGTCTCGTTCAACTCTTTTGTACCATTCGTGTTTCTTCTCTGGATCTTTCTGCTTGACTTTTTCACCAGTGTGATAAGACGGTTCAGAAACAAAAGATCAATCGTTTCCGGAGACAGAGACCACATGTACGACAAGCTCTCACGGAGACTGGGGGTCAGAAAAGCACTGTTTGTCATGTGTTTGATACACTCTCTGTTGTGCGGGTTCAGTTTTGGGGCGCTGGGAAATACGGTGACAGGATTCATCTCACTTGTTGTCGCCGCTTTTTTCTCGTACATCCTCATCAAGAGTTTGAAACTTTTTTATTACGACTGA